One Tunturibacter gelidoferens genomic region harbors:
- a CDS encoding class I SAM-dependent methyltransferase: protein MTTTPPADTASFKTGQTWNTEAYAANGRFVATLASEVVALLAPQSGEQILDLGCGDGALTEQLAATGAILTGVDASATMLEAARQRSLHSSAKFVVEQHNATALPYHEQFDAVFSNAALHWITGISGQQATLAGVHRALRSKNPQARFVAEMGGHGNIAAIRTALQAILAPFHIDAEAAAASFFPSPALYRRLLESAGFTIQSIELIPRPTPLPNGMESWLNTFRNGVLDRLNPHDRAAALADTIALLEPILRDADGNWTADYVRLRFHATLR from the coding sequence ATGACGACCACGCCCCCCGCTGACACAGCCTCATTCAAAACCGGCCAAACCTGGAACACCGAGGCCTACGCCGCCAACGGCCGATTCGTCGCCACCCTCGCCTCCGAGGTCGTCGCTCTCCTCGCCCCGCAATCCGGCGAACAAATACTCGATCTCGGCTGCGGCGACGGCGCCCTCACCGAACAACTCGCAGCCACCGGCGCCATCCTCACCGGCGTCGACGCCTCAGCCACCATGCTCGAAGCCGCTCGCCAACGCAGCCTTCACAGCTCCGCCAAATTTGTTGTCGAACAACACAACGCCACCGCCCTCCCCTACCACGAGCAGTTTGACGCCGTCTTCTCCAACGCCGCCCTTCACTGGATCACAGGCATCTCCGGCCAGCAGGCCACGCTCGCCGGTGTTCACCGAGCCCTCCGCAGCAAAAATCCACAAGCCCGCTTCGTCGCCGAGATGGGCGGCCACGGCAACATCGCCGCCATTCGTACAGCACTCCAGGCCATCCTCGCGCCCTTCCACATCGACGCCGAAGCAGCCGCCGCCAGCTTCTTCCCCTCACCCGCGCTCTATCGCCGCCTGCTCGAATCCGCTGGCTTCACGATTCAATCCATCGAACTCATCCCTCGCCCCACGCCGCTGCCCAACGGCATGGAGTCATGGCTTAACACCTTCCGTAACGGAGTCCTCGACCGCCTCAATCCACATGATCGCGCTGCCGCACTCGCTGACACCATCGCCCTGCTCGAACCCATCCTCCGCGATGCCGACGGAAACTGGACCGCCGACTACGTTCGACTCCGCTTCCACGCCACCCTCCGCTAG